The Trichomycterus rosablanca isolate fTriRos1 chromosome 15, fTriRos1.hap1, whole genome shotgun sequence genome contains a region encoding:
- the LOC134329029 gene encoding histone H2B-like has translation MPEPAKAAPKKGSKKTVTKTAGKGGKKRRKARKESYAIYVYKVLKQVHPDTGISSKAMGIMNSFVNDIFERIAGESSRLAHYNKRSTITSREIQTAVRLLLPGELAKHAVSEGTKAVTKYTSSK, from the coding sequence atgccTGAACCAGCGAAGGCCGCGCCCAAGAAGGGCTCCAAGAAAACCGTCACCAAGACCGCCGGCAAAGGAGGTAAGAAGCGCAGAAAGGCCAGGAAGGAGAGCTACGCTATCTACGTGTACAAGGTCCTGAAACAGGTCCACCCTGATACCGGGATCTCCTCCAAGGCTATGGGCATCATGAACTCCTTCGTCAACGACATTTTCGAGCGTATCGCTGGTGAGTCCTCTCGTCTGGCTCACTACAACAAGCGCTCCACCATTACCTCCAGGGAGATCCAGACCGCCGTGCGCCTGCTGCTTCCCGGTGAGCTGGCCAAGCACGCCGTGTCCGAGGGTACCAAGGCCGTCACCAAGTACACCAGCTCCAAGTAA
- the LOC134329060 gene encoding histone H4-like — protein sequence MSGRGKGGKGGKGLGKGGAKRHRKVLRDNIQGITKPAIRRLARRGGVKRISGLIYEETRGVLKVFLENVIRDAVTYTEHAKRKTVTAMDVVYALKRQGRTLYGFGG from the exons ATGTCCGGAAGAGGAAAAGGCG GAAAAGGCGGCAAAGGTCTTGGAAAAGGAGGCGCTAAGCGTCACCGCAAAGTTCTCCGTGATaacatccagggtattactaaacccgccatccgccgtttggctcgccgtggcggtgtgaagcgtatttccggcttgatctacgaggagacccgcggtgtgctcaaggttttcctggagaacgtcatccgtgatgccgtcacctacaccgagcacgccaagagaaagaccgtcaccgcaatggacgtggtgtacgctctgaaacgccagggacgcaccctgtacggattcgggggttaa
- the LOC134328956 gene encoding histone H3, which produces MARTKQTARKSTGGKAPRKQLATKAARKSAPATGGVKKPHRYRPGTVALREIRRYQKSTELLIRKLPFQRLVREIAQDFKTDLRFQSSAVMALQEASEAYLVGLFEDTNLCAIHAKRVTIMPKDIQLARRIRGERA; this is translated from the coding sequence ATGGCAAGAACCAAGCAAACCGCTCGTAAATCCACCGGTGGGAAAGCGCCGAGGAAGCAGCTCGCCACTAAGGCTGCCCGCAAGAGCGCCCCGGCTACTGGCGGTGTGAAGAAACCTCACCGTTACAGGCCAGGTACCGTGGCTCTGCGTGAAATCCGCCGTTATCAGAAGTCCACTGAGCTGCTCATCCGCAAGCTGCCCTTCCAGCGCCTGGTTAGAGAGATCGCTCAGGACTTTAAGACCGATCTGCGCTTCCAGAGTTCTGCCGTCATGGCTCTGCAGGAGGCCAGTGAGGCTTACCTGGTCGGTCTGTTCGAGGACACCAACCTGTGCGCCATCCATGCCAAGAGGGTGACCATCATGCCTAAGGACATCCAGCTGGCCCGCCGTATTCGCGGAGAGCGTGCTTAA
- the LOC134328400 gene encoding histone H2A-like, producing the protein MAYNLFKNNIWGKTGGKARAKAKTRSSRAGLQFPVGRVHRLLRKGNYAERVGAGAPVYLAAVLEYLTAEILELAGNAARDNKKSRIIPRHLQLAVRNDEELNRLLGGVTIAQGGVLPNIQAVLLPKKTEKPSKAK; encoded by the exons ATGGCatacaatttgtttaaaaacaatatctgGGG gaAGACCGGTGGTAAGGCTAGAGCTAAGGCCAAGACTCGCTCATCTCGTGCCGGACTTCAGTTCCCTGTGGGCCGTGTTCACAGACTGCTACGTAAGGGTAATTACGCCGAGcgtgtgggagctggtgctcctgtctacttggctgccgtgctggagtatctgaccgctgagatcctcgagttggctggtaacgccgccagagataacaagaagtctcgtatcatccctcgtcatctgcagttggccgtgcgtaacgacgaggagttgaacagactgcttggaggtgtaaccatcgctcagggcggtgtgctgcctaacatccaggctgttctgtTGCCCAAGAAGACCGAGAAACCATCCAAGGCCAAGTAA
- the LOC134329018 gene encoding histone H2B-like: MPEPAKAAPKKGSKKTVTKTAGKGGKKRRKSRKESYAIYVYKVLKQVHPDTGISSKAMGIMNSFVNDIFERIAGESSRLTHYNKRSTITSREIQTAVRLLLPGELAKHAVSEGTKAVTKYTSSK; the protein is encoded by the coding sequence atgccCGAACCAGCGAAGGCCGCGCCCAAGAAGGGCTCCAAGAAAACCGTCACCAAGACCGCCGGCAAAGGAGGCAAGAAGCGCAGAAAGTCCAGGAAGGAGAGCTACGCTATCTACGTGTACAAGGTCCTGAAACAGGTCCATCCTGATACCGGGATCTCCTCCAAGGCTATGGGCATCATGAACTCCTTCGTCAACGACATTTTCGAGCGTATCGCTGGTGAGTCCTCTCGTCTGACTCACTACAACAAGCGCTCCACCATTACCTCCAGGGAGATCCAGACCGCCGTGCGCCTGCTGCTTCCCGGTGAGCTGGCCAAGCACGCCGTGTCCGAGGGTACCAAGGCCGTCACCAAGTACACCAGCTCCAAGTAA
- the LOC134328948 gene encoding histone H3 translates to MARTKQTARKSTGGKAPRKQLATKAARKSAPATGGVKKPHRYRPGTVALREIRRYQKSTELLIRKLPFQRLVREIAQDFKTDLRFQSSAVMALQEASEAYLVGLFEDTNLCAIHAKRVTIMPKDIQLARRIRGERA, encoded by the coding sequence ATGGCAAGAACCAAGCAGACCGCTCGTAAATCCACCGGTGGTAAGGCGCCGAGGAAGCAGCTCGCCACTAAGGCTGCCCGCAAGAGCGCCCCGGCTACTGGCGGTGTGAAGAAACCTCACCGTTACAGGCCAGGTACCGTGGCTCTGCGTGAAATCCGCCGTTATCAGAAGTCCACTGAGCTGCTCATCCGCAAGCTGCCCTTCCAGCGCCTGGTTAGAGAGATCGCTCAGGACTTTAAGACCGATCTGCGCTTCCAGAGTTCTGCCGTCATGGCTCTGCAGGAGGCCAGTGAGGCTTACCTGGTCGGCCTGTTCGAGGACACCAACCTGTGCGCCATCCATGCCAAGAGGGTGACCATCATGCCTAAGGACATCCAGCTGGCCCGCCGTATTCGCGGAGAGCGTGCTTAA
- the LOC134329077 gene encoding uncharacterized protein LOC134329077, which yields MSGRGKGGKGLGKGGAKRHRKVLRDNIQGITKPAIRRLARRGGVKRISGLIYEETRGVLKIFLENVIRDAVTYT from the coding sequence ATGTCCGGAAGAGGAAAAGGCGGCAAAGGTCTTGGAAAAGGAGGCGCTAAGCGTCACCGCAAAGTTCTCCGTGATaacatccagggtattactaaacCTGCCATCCGCCGTTTGGCTCGACGTGGCGGTGTGAAGCGTATTTCCGGCTTGATCTACGAGGAGACCCGCGGTGTGCTCAAGATTTTCCTGGAGAACGTGATCCGTGATGCCGTCACCTACAcctag